A region of Candidatus Binatia bacterium DNA encodes the following proteins:
- the acnA gene encoding aconitate hydratase AcnA produces MTVEGHAYSYFSLEAAAAAGLGDVSRLPYSLKVLLENLLRHENGCTVDLDQIKAVAAWLSNRRSEREIAFFPARVLMQDFTGVPAVVDLAAMRDAIAALGGDPRRINPIKPVDLVIDHSVMVDAFGNSQAFARNVELEFARNGERYAFLRWGQQAFDNFRVVPPGTGICHQVNLEYLAQVVWTDAGNGSPTAYPDTVLGTDSHTTMINGLAVLGWGVGGIEAEAAMLGQPLSMLVPEVVGFKLHGLLKEGATATDIVLTVTQMLRAHGVVGKFVEFFGPGLDQLSLPDRATIANMAPEYGATCGFFPIDAETVRFLRFSGRAAARAALVEAYAKAQGLWRGADTPAPAFSATLELDLGKVEPSIAGPRRPQDRVRLADGAAEFERQLPAMLGIDPTAEDARLRQRAPVTGTDYALTHGDVVIAAITSCTNTSNPSVMLAAGLLARNGLARGLRAKPWVKTSLAPGSQVVTDYLRAAGLDRDLGALGFDLVGYGCTTCIGNSGPLPEPVAQAVEAGDLVVCAVLSGNRNFEGRVHSQVRANYLASPPLVVAYALAGSIRRDLTSTPLGMGADGTPVYLRDIWPSNREIRETVDRVLSADMFRRRYADVFTGDPHWQAIAMSAGLTYGWDGTSTYVKRPPYFDGMPPAPGALDDIAGARPLAILGDSVTTDHISPAGSIKADSPAGRYLIEHGVQPADFNSYGARRGNHEVMMRGTFANIRLRNEMAPGTTGGVTRYMPDGAPMSIYDAAMRYKAAGVPLVVVAGKEYGTGSSRDWAAKGTLLLGVRAVLVESFERIHRSNLVGMGVLPLQFRDGATRRTLGLDGSEVFDIAGIAGGITPRMDVSVRIARADGRVETIVVRCRIDTLDEVEYYRHGGILQCVLRTLSRAG; encoded by the coding sequence CTGACCGTGGAAGGGCACGCATACTCTTACTTCAGCCTCGAGGCCGCCGCGGCAGCCGGCCTCGGCGACGTGAGTCGCCTCCCCTACTCGCTCAAGGTGCTCCTGGAAAATCTGCTGCGCCACGAGAACGGGTGCACTGTCGACCTCGACCAGATCAAGGCCGTCGCCGCGTGGCTGAGCAACCGGCGATCGGAGCGCGAAATCGCTTTCTTCCCGGCGCGCGTGCTCATGCAGGACTTCACCGGCGTTCCCGCCGTGGTCGACCTCGCCGCCATGCGCGACGCCATCGCCGCTCTCGGCGGCGATCCGCGCCGCATCAACCCCATCAAGCCCGTCGATCTGGTGATCGATCACTCGGTCATGGTCGACGCCTTCGGCAATTCGCAGGCCTTCGCGCGCAACGTCGAACTGGAATTCGCCCGCAACGGCGAACGTTACGCTTTCCTGCGCTGGGGCCAGCAAGCCTTCGACAACTTCCGGGTCGTGCCCCCCGGCACCGGGATATGCCACCAGGTGAATCTCGAGTACCTCGCGCAGGTGGTGTGGACCGACGCCGGCAACGGGAGTCCGACCGCGTACCCCGACACGGTTCTCGGCACGGACAGTCATACGACGATGATCAACGGCCTCGCCGTGCTCGGCTGGGGCGTCGGCGGCATCGAGGCGGAAGCGGCCATGCTGGGCCAGCCGCTTTCCATGCTGGTTCCCGAGGTAGTGGGCTTCAAGCTGCACGGCCTCCTCAAGGAGGGGGCAACCGCCACCGACATAGTGCTCACCGTAACCCAGATGCTGCGCGCCCACGGGGTGGTGGGGAAGTTCGTCGAGTTCTTCGGACCCGGCCTCGATCAGCTCTCGCTTCCGGACCGCGCCACCATCGCCAACATGGCTCCGGAGTACGGCGCCACCTGCGGCTTCTTCCCGATCGACGCCGAGACCGTGCGCTTCCTTCGCTTCAGCGGCCGGGCCGCCGCACGCGCCGCTCTCGTCGAAGCATACGCCAAAGCCCAGGGCCTCTGGCGCGGCGCCGACACTCCTGCGCCGGCGTTCAGCGCGACGCTGGAACTCGACCTCGGCAAAGTGGAGCCGTCGATCGCCGGTCCCAGGCGGCCGCAAGACCGCGTGCGCCTCGCCGATGGGGCCGCCGAATTCGAACGCCAACTCCCGGCCATGCTCGGCATCGATCCGACCGCCGAAGACGCACGCCTGCGGCAGCGCGCACCGGTGACGGGAACCGACTACGCCCTGACGCACGGCGACGTGGTCATCGCCGCGATCACCAGTTGCACCAACACCTCGAATCCGTCCGTGATGCTCGCCGCCGGCCTGTTGGCTCGTAACGGCCTGGCGCGCGGACTGCGCGCCAAGCCGTGGGTCAAGACGTCGCTGGCGCCGGGTTCGCAGGTGGTAACGGACTATCTCCGTGCCGCCGGCCTCGATCGAGATCTGGGGGCGCTCGGGTTCGATCTCGTCGGCTACGGGTGTACCACGTGTATCGGCAACTCGGGGCCGCTGCCCGAGCCGGTCGCGCAGGCGGTCGAGGCCGGCGACCTCGTGGTCTGCGCCGTGCTCTCGGGCAATCGCAACTTCGAGGGCCGCGTTCACTCGCAGGTGCGGGCCAACTACCTCGCCTCGCCGCCGCTGGTCGTTGCCTACGCTCTGGCGGGCTCGATTCGTCGCGATCTGACCAGCACCCCGCTCGGCATGGGCGCCGACGGGACGCCCGTTTATCTGCGCGACATCTGGCCGTCCAACCGCGAGATCCGGGAGACCGTCGATCGCGTGCTGTCGGCCGACATGTTCCGCCGTCGCTACGCCGACGTCTTCACGGGCGATCCGCACTGGCAGGCCATCGCCATGTCGGCGGGACTGACGTACGGGTGGGACGGCACCAGCACCTACGTCAAGCGGCCGCCTTACTTCGACGGCATGCCGCCGGCCCCGGGCGCACTCGACGACATTGCCGGCGCCCGTCCCCTGGCAATCCTCGGAGACAGCGTCACGACCGACCACATCTCCCCGGCCGGCAGCATCAAAGCGGACAGCCCCGCCGGCCGGTATCTGATCGAGCACGGCGTGCAGCCGGCAGACTTCAACTCCTACGGTGCGCGGCGCGGGAATCACGAAGTAATGATGCGCGGCACCTTCGCGAACATCCGCTTGCGCAACGAGATGGCCCCCGGCACCACGGGCGGGGTGACGCGGTACATGCCCGACGGGGCGCCGATGAGCATTTACGATGCGGCGATGCGTTACAAAGCCGCGGGCGTACCTCTGGTGGTGGTCGCCGGCAAGGAGTACGGAACGGGATCGTCCCGCGACTGGGCAGCCAAGGGGACCCTCCTGCTCGGCGTGCGCGCCGTTCTGGTCGAGAGCTTCGAGCGGATCCATCGCTCGAACCTCGTCGGCATGGGGGTGCTGCCGCTGCAATTCCGCGACGGCGCGACGCGCCGAACCCTGGGTCTCGACGGCAGCGAGGTCTTCGACATCGCCGGGATCGCCGGCGGCATCACCCCGCGCATGGACGTGAGCGTGCGGATCGCGCGAGCCGACGGCAGGGTCGAAACGATTGTCGTCCGCTGCCGTATCGATACGCTCGACGAGGTCGAGTACTACCGCCACGGCGGCATCCTGCAGTGCGTCTTGCGCACGCTATCCCGCGCGGGATAG
- a CDS encoding NAD-dependent epimerase/dehydratase family protein, whose translation MASVAVTLVTGANGFLGRHLVAELVAQGTRVRAAVLPSDDAHGLLGYGVEVVRADLTRVETLPPLFDGGVETVFHLGAICNFSTPYAVLRRVNVDGVDAIARLAHAAGVRVFVHMSSTSVYGPYRGVPFVEDSPRQPQDDYGRSKRDGEDIVWQRERKGLPAVILRPCTVYGPGCTDGAGKAFSRPTAIAAIPGTGRQRLANVRVEDVAGAAVYLSTRAEACGRAFNVADDSRPTLGEALALAAQAFGRRAPRHHLPLALVRAAAAVQGVVARRRRAIPDLESDAVRYLSGDYIVDNARLKATGYSLRHPDFAASMQELGRRLAGGDFARV comes from the coding sequence GTGGCCAGTGTTGCAGTCACCCTGGTTACCGGTGCGAACGGCTTTCTCGGCCGGCACCTGGTCGCGGAACTCGTCGCGCAGGGCACCAGGGTGCGGGCCGCCGTACTGCCGTCGGACGATGCACACGGGCTCCTCGGGTATGGGGTCGAGGTGGTCCGCGCCGACCTGACCCGGGTGGAAACGCTCCCGCCGCTGTTCGACGGCGGAGTCGAGACAGTCTTCCATCTCGGCGCGATCTGTAACTTCTCGACCCCTTATGCGGTCCTCCGCCGCGTTAACGTCGACGGCGTCGACGCCATCGCCAGACTGGCGCACGCCGCCGGCGTCCGGGTCTTCGTGCACATGAGTTCGACGAGCGTCTACGGCCCGTACCGGGGAGTGCCGTTCGTCGAGGACTCGCCGCGGCAGCCGCAGGACGATTACGGCCGCAGCAAGCGCGACGGCGAAGACATCGTATGGCAACGCGAGCGCAAGGGCCTGCCGGCCGTCATCCTGCGACCGTGCACGGTGTACGGTCCGGGTTGCACCGACGGGGCGGGCAAGGCGTTCTCGCGTCCGACGGCAATCGCAGCGATTCCCGGCACCGGGCGGCAGCGCCTCGCCAACGTCCGCGTCGAGGATGTTGCCGGAGCGGCCGTGTACCTGTCGACCCGCGCGGAAGCCTGCGGGCGTGCCTTCAACGTCGCCGACGACAGTCGCCCGACTCTCGGGGAGGCGCTGGCCCTCGCCGCGCAGGCGTTCGGGCGCCGCGCTCCGCGGCACCACCTCCCTCTGGCACTGGTGCGGGCGGCGGCAGCCGTGCAGGGCGTTGTCGCCCGGCGTCGACGGGCCATCCCGGATCTCGAGTCGGACGCCGTGCGTTACCTGAGCGGCGACTACATCGTCGACAACGCCAGGCTGAAGGCGACCGGGTATAGCCTGCGCCACCCGGATTTCGCGGCATCGATGCAGGAGCTGGGGCGCCGACTCGCGGGCGGCGATTTCGCTCGCGTGTGA
- a CDS encoding SDR family NAD(P)-dependent oxidoreductase encodes MALRLAVGGDVVAGFDVDAAGIASLGAELRARGGAPVLATLDVCDRPGILAFRDAVLKAHGHVDTVLSNVGIGFFGPFEEVDLERASRCLEINVMGTAAILQAFLPGMRERRRGKLIAVSSLVGQIPFPFESIYSATKFAVEGLVLSLRYEVEPFGIRVALIEPSQVSTHFAAKIHVLPPEGSPYLERVRRFIARDEELIRTAIDPASAAERIVQIVRSPAPGLHNTLDAKSRVFMALNRYLPRALRDAILLRQMDIA; translated from the coding sequence GTGGCGCTGCGGCTGGCGGTCGGCGGGGACGTGGTCGCGGGCTTCGATGTCGATGCCGCGGGCATCGCATCCTTAGGGGCTGAGTTGCGCGCGCGGGGCGGTGCGCCGGTGCTGGCGACTCTGGACGTCTGCGATCGGCCCGGCATTCTTGCGTTTCGCGACGCGGTGCTGAAGGCGCACGGGCACGTCGATACGGTGCTCTCCAACGTCGGCATCGGGTTCTTCGGCCCATTCGAGGAGGTCGACCTCGAGCGGGCCAGCCGTTGCCTGGAAATCAACGTCATGGGCACGGCAGCGATCCTGCAGGCGTTTCTCCCGGGCATGCGCGAACGCCGGCGCGGCAAGCTGATCGCCGTCTCGTCGCTCGTGGGCCAGATCCCGTTCCCATTCGAGTCGATCTATTCGGCGACGAAGTTCGCCGTCGAAGGGCTGGTACTCTCGTTGCGGTACGAGGTGGAGCCGTTCGGGATTCGGGTCGCTCTCATCGAGCCGTCGCAGGTCTCGACGCATTTCGCGGCCAAGATCCACGTTCTGCCCCCGGAGGGCTCGCCCTATCTGGAACGGGTGCGGCGTTTCATCGCCCGCGACGAGGAGCTGATCCGAACGGCGATCGACCCGGCGAGCGCGGCCGAGAGGATCGTGCAGATCGTGCGCAGCCCCGCCCCGGGGCTGCACAACACGCTGGACGCGAAAAGCAGGGTATTTATGGCGCTCAACCGCTATCTTCCGCGCGCGCTGCGCGACGCGATCCTGTTGCGCCAGATGGATATCGCCTGA
- a CDS encoding glycosyltransferase produces the protein MVRIVVVAALVWSVYALRGRRWFIAPRLSAPQDGVAPARVVAIVPARNEAAELPLTLPQLLQQGNGTLQVVLVDDHSADGTADVARRLAAATGASERLHVMTPPPLPAGWTGKVWAQQYGFEAARALRPEWVWLTDADIRHEPEVLERLLTTAAHERRDFVSVMARLRCETGWERLLIPAFTYFFAGIYSFARVADERAATAAAAGGCMLIRTEVLDRIGGLGAVRDAVIDDVSLARACKAVGARLWLGYDAGVNSIRGYDTLAGVWGMVARTAYTQLGRNPLALVGCVAGLALVFFVPPAALLCGQGAMRLFGLLGYAAMVRTYLPMVEYLGVSRPWALMLPVAAALYAGMTVSSAWRHHRGAGAGWKGRAYG, from the coding sequence ATGGTTCGGATCGTCGTGGTGGCGGCACTGGTCTGGAGCGTTTATGCGCTGCGGGGGCGGCGCTGGTTCATCGCGCCGCGGTTGAGCGCGCCGCAGGACGGGGTAGCGCCGGCGCGCGTGGTGGCGATCGTGCCGGCACGCAACGAGGCGGCGGAGTTGCCGCTGACGCTGCCGCAGTTGTTGCAACAGGGAAACGGGACTTTGCAGGTAGTCCTGGTCGACGACCATTCCGCCGACGGGACGGCGGACGTGGCGCGTCGTCTGGCGGCGGCGACCGGGGCCTCGGAGCGGCTCCACGTCATGACGCCACCCCCGTTGCCGGCGGGGTGGACGGGTAAGGTCTGGGCGCAACAGTACGGTTTCGAAGCGGCCAGGGCATTACGGCCCGAGTGGGTGTGGTTGACCGACGCCGACATCCGCCACGAGCCGGAAGTGCTGGAGCGGCTGCTAACGACCGCCGCTCACGAACGGCGCGATTTCGTTTCGGTGATGGCGCGGCTGCGCTGTGAAACCGGCTGGGAGCGGCTGCTGATCCCGGCTTTCACGTACTTCTTCGCGGGTATTTATTCGTTTGCGCGGGTCGCGGACGAACGGGCGGCGACGGCCGCGGCGGCAGGCGGGTGCATGTTGATCCGTACCGAGGTCCTCGACCGGATCGGGGGGTTGGGGGCCGTGCGCGACGCCGTCATTGACGACGTATCGCTGGCGCGGGCGTGCAAGGCAGTGGGGGCGAGGTTGTGGCTCGGTTACGACGCGGGGGTCAATTCGATCCGCGGTTATGACACCCTCGCCGGTGTGTGGGGCATGGTGGCGCGAACGGCGTACACCCAGCTCGGGCGCAATCCGCTGGCACTGGTCGGGTGTGTCGCCGGTCTGGCGCTGGTGTTCTTCGTGCCGCCGGCGGCACTGCTGTGCGGCCAAGGGGCGATGCGCCTGTTCGGGTTGCTCGGCTATGCCGCGATGGTGCGCACATATCTGCCGATGGTCGAGTACCTCGGTGTGTCGCGGCCGTGGGCGCTCATGTTGCCGGTGGCGGCGGCGCTCTACGCCGGCATGACGGTGTCGTCTGCCTGGCGTCATCACCGCGGTGCGGGCGCCGGGTGGAAGGGCCGAGCATACGGCTGA